CTATCGCCGCATCCGCTGATATCCCGAAAGCTGCTGCTGGCCGTGCGCTGGATGCAGTAATCGAATCCGTCACTGGCGCTCTGAAGGCCGGCGACTCCGTGGTACTGGTAGGCTTCGGTACTTTCTCTGTGACTGACCGCCCAGCTCGCACTGGCCGTAACCCACAGACTGGCAAAGCACTGCAAATCGCTGCTGCCAAAAAACCAGGTTTCAAAGCCGGTAAAGCCCTGAAAGAAGCCGTTAACTAAGCTTCGATCTAGCCTTTACCTACCGGGTCGGACGTAGGTCTGGCCTGGCAGCGGAGCGGCAGCTGACCCACGTATCCATTGGGTCGCCAGGGCCTGGGGTGTGGTTCAAAACCCCGTCCGCTCCGCCAGTTACGAGAAGGCGCATCCTCGGATGCGCCTTTC
The genomic region above belongs to Pseudomonas poae and contains:
- a CDS encoding HU family DNA-binding protein; this encodes MNKSELIDAIAASADIPKAAAGRALDAVIESVTGALKAGDSVVLVGFGTFSVTDRPARTGRNPQTGKALQIAAAKKPGFKAGKALKEAVN